In one Takifugu flavidus isolate HTHZ2018 chromosome 9, ASM371156v2, whole genome shotgun sequence genomic region, the following are encoded:
- the LOC130531666 gene encoding protocadherin gamma-C5-like isoform X6: protein MDSRQRKRSGGGRLWRLCFSLACLSCASAQLSYSVSEELSPGSVVGNIAKDLSLTAEGIVQRRLRVLSDSTTQYFEVKQATGDLVIKEKIDREQLCELSSTCSLNVQVLLENPLDFQRVAVDILDVNDNAPRFSTNNISLEISEAAAQGTRFRLESAHDPDVGSNSLRTYHLESNDFFMLKVETKSDGTKFPELLVDKALDRETQASFRLLLTAVDGGQPEKSGSTLLLIKILDVNDNAPVFNEPVTRVRLLENVALGTLVTKLNASDADSGSNGDISFLFSKYTPERVLNLFSVDSKSGEIRVKADVDYEKNSAYHITVQARDGGSPAMEGSCNVIVDIIDVNDNAPEVTLTSLTSPIREDSAPETVIALISARDLDSGVNGKVMLTIQPGLPFKLNSAFGMHYSLITAGMLDRESVPEYTVVIKATDAGSPPLSSQTTFVVKLSDVNDNAPTFSQPSYSVDIPENNALNTPIAAVSATDPDLGENSRISYSILPSTVLGSPISSYVYINPESGHIYGMRSLDHEQLNAFRIEVQARDAGAPPRTTNVTVHVFVVDVNDNAPMLVHPSLPKNKILELTVPPSANAGYLISKLVGVDADSGHNAWLFYSITSGPNAGMFRIGAHSGELRTAHKLAEEDVGSTYDIVVIIQDNGEPLKSCSVNISIIVDEKSTVQDPPISPRHTPFYNRTGMSDITLYLIISLACVSAVSFITFVIVMVRCLRHRGPGLGGSDSCCYGRNRSSRYHQRPSKDLHLQLNTDGPIRYMEVVGGPQEPHTRTYRPCYSTISSRSDFVFMKTPMLSHNNTLNTTLSRKYLMNSASEQKPPNNDWRFTQGQRPGPSGPHMPYGTHIRWTPKSGTRATGGPEVAMGTGPWPQPPTEAEQLQALMATANVNEATANLGPGTMGLSTRYSPQFTLQHVPDYRQNVYIPGSTATLTSNPQQQQATAQQATQQALPPPQASAQPEPPKAAQTPASKKKSTKKEKK from the exons ATGGACTCCAGACAGAGGAAGCGCTCCGGAGGAGGGAGGCTGTGGAGGCTCTGCTTTTCTTTAGCGTGCCTCTCCTGCGCGTCCGCTCAGCTCAGCTATTCGGTGTCGGAGGAACTAAGCCCCGGCTCCGTGGTTGGGAATATCGCGAAAGACTTGAGTCTCACAGCTGAGGGGATCGTCCAGAGGAGGCTACGGGTGCTTTCTGACTCCACAACTCAGTATTTTGAGGTAAAGCAGGCAACGGGGGACTTagtgattaaagaaaaaattGACCgggaacagttgtgcgaattaAGTTCAACGTGTTCACTTAATGTTCAAGTTCTCCTGGAGAATCCTTTAGACTTTCAGCGCGTCGCGGTGGACATTCTGGATGTAAATGATAACGCTCCCCGATTTTCAACCAATAATATTTCTTTGGAGATATCGGAGGCTGCAGCGCAGGGCACACGGTTTCGCCTGGAGAGCGCGCACGACCCAGACGTGGGGTCCAACTCGTTACGCACTTACCATCTGGAATCGAATGACTTCTTTATGCTGAAGGTGGAAACTAAAAGTGATGGTACCAAGtttccagagctgctggtggataAAGCATTGGACAGGGAGACGCAGGCCTCGTTTCGCCTGTTGCTCACTGCTGTAGATGGGGGCCAGCCAGAAAAATCTGGCTCAACACTTCTGCTCATTAAAATTTTGGATGTAAATGACAATGCGCCGGTCTTTAATGAGCCCGTTACCAGAGTTAGACTGTTAGAAAATGTGGCGCTGGGCACTTTAGTGACGAAACTGAATGCATCTGACGCAGATTCTGGCAGTAATGGAGATATATCGTTCCTGTTTAGTAAATACACGCCAGAGCGCGTCCTCAATCTTTTCAGCGTGGATTCTAAAAGCGGAGAGATCCGCGTGAAGGCTGACGTGGATTACGAGAAGAACTCAGCATACCACATCACAGTGCAGGCCAGAGATGGGGGCTCTCCTGCCATGGAAGGCTCCTGCAACGTCATCGTGGACATCATCGATGTGAATGACAACGCACCGGAGGTCACACTGACGTCACTCACCAGTCCCATTAGGGAGGACTCGGCACCAGAAACTGTGATAGCGCTCATAAGTGCACGTGACTTGGACTCCGGTGTGAATGGGAAGGTTATGTTGACCATTCAGCCAGGTTTGCCTTTTAAACTCAATTCTGCTTTTGGCATGCATTACAGCCTCATCACTGCGGGGATGTTGGACCGTGAGAGTGTGCCAGAGTACACTGTAGTCATCAAGGCCACAGACGCCGGCTCCCCTCCCCTGTCCTCACAGACAACCTTTGTGGTGAAGCTGTCTGATGTAAATGACAATGCTCCCACCTTCTCCCAACCTTCATACTCTGTTGACATCCCAGAGAACAACGCCCTCAACACTCCGATCGCTGCAGTTTCAGCCACGGATCCAGACCTCGGTGAAAACTCACGCATTTCCTACTCCATCCTTCCCAGCACGGTTCTGGGCTCCCCCATCTCTTCCTACGTGTATATAAACCCGGAGAGCGGCCACATCTACGGCATGCGCTCTCTGGATCACGAGCAGCTTAATGCTTTTCGTATTGAGGTCCAGGCGCGGGATGCAGGGGCGCCCCCACGGACGACCAATGTCACCGTACATGTGTTTGTGGTGGATGTAAACGATAATGCGCCAATGCTTGTGCACCCCTCCCTGCCGAAAAACAAAATACTTGAGCTGACAGTGCCCCCATCTGCAAACGCAGGGTACCTCATTAGTAAGCTTGTGGGGGTGGATGCAGACAGTGGGCACAACGCCTGGCTGTTTTACTCTATCACCTCTGGACCAAATGCTGGCATGTTCCGTATCGGGGCGCACAGCGGCGAGCTCCGCACAGCCCACAAGTTGGCCGAAGAGGATGTCGGCTCCACTTATGACATTGTGGTCATCATTCAGGACAACGGAGAACCACTTAAGTCCTGCTCTGTGAACATTTCTATAATTGTGGATGAGAAGAGCACAGTCCAAGACCCTCCCATAAGCCCTCGTCACACACCCTTCTACAACCGTACCGGGATGTCAGACATCACTTTGTACCTCATCATCTCTCTGGCTTGTGTATCAGCTGTGTCCTTCATCACCTTCGTCATTGTCATGGTGCGCTGCCTAAGGCACCGTGGACCAGGGCTGGGAGGGTCCGACAGCTGCTGCTATGGGCGCAACAGGTCCAGCCGCTACCATCAGAGACCCAGCAAGGACCTGCACCTGCAGCTCAATACTGATGGACCAATACGCTacatggaggtggtgggaggcCCCCAggagccacacacacgcacctacAGGCCTTGCTACTCCACCATCTCCAGTCGGAGTGACTTTGTATTTATGAAGACACCCATGCTGAGTCACAACAACACGCTAAACACAACACTCAGCAGGAAGTACCTAATGAACTCAGCCAGCGAG caaaaGCCCCCCAACAACGACTGGCGCTTCACACAGGGACAGAGACCTGGACCTAGTGG TCCCCACATGCCATACGGTACACACATAAGATGGACGCCGAAGAGTGGGACAAG GGCAACCGGAGGACCCGAGGTTGCCATGGGAACCGGCCCCTGGCCCCAGCCTCCAACCGAAGCTGAGCAGCTCCAGGCCCTGATGGCAACAGCTAATG TGAATGAGGCCACAGCCAACCTGGGACCAGGGACCATGGGACTGAGCACCCGCTACAGCCCCCAGTTCACCCTGCAGCATGTGCCCGACTATCGCCAGAACGTCTACATCCCAGGCAGCACCGCCACCCTGACCTCCaacccccagcagcagcaggccacgGCCCAGCAGGCCACCCAGCAGGCACTGCCCCCACCCCAGGCCTCAGCCCAGCCTGAGCCCCCCAAGGCCGCCCAGACCCCCGCCTCCAAGAAAAAGTCCACCAAGAAGGAGAAAAAGTAG
- the LOC130531666 gene encoding protocadherin gamma-C5-like isoform X5, with product MTFNVSRMTKRMGCGNWRFRVLWWNHLFLLWITVNGQTRYSIPEELKQGSVVGNLAKDLGLGLSDIYDRKLRVAAEAGKQYFSVDAGKGELVVNDRIDREALCGQSASCVLPVQVVVEDPLQLHRIEVEIQDINDNSPGFISNELTLKIAESAAVGTRFPLESAHDPDVGSNSLKLYTLSKNDCFSLKIKEIEGGKTVPELVLEKPLDREKKAVHKILLTALDGGNPVRSGTSQLTINVLDNNDNFPVFEKNVYKVTLGEKSFQGATVIKPKATDADEGSNGEIEFSFGSRTPDSVLSVFEINRLTGEITLKGLLDYETTTSYDIDVTAKDKGSPEMEGHCRVQVNVLDFNDNRPEIVFTSQPKPVREDAPDGTVVALISARDLDSGENGKVLLQLPKGSPFTLKPSFGNNYALVTSGVLDRETISEYNIEITATDSGSPPLSSKKIIPVSITDVNDNPPVFTQPSYNVYLKENGVPGSILYSVSASDLDFGENAKISYSILDSKVQDVSVSSYVYINSDNGSIYSMHSFDYEKLKVFQIGVQAKDQGSPSLSSNTTVHVFILDQNDNAPAVIYPSSAALGSLSHQRMPRSAKAGHLLTKVTAVDADSGHNAWISYRLAEATDASLFTVNQYTGEVRTKRAVSEQDDSSQRLLIEIKDDGEPIQSSTITVSVLLEDGLHEPILDLRQKIAEPSQKSGRITLYLIVSLASVSVLSLLTFLILVVKCIRNSRSSGSCCMRRSDCDDYKNPNRNLQIQLNTDGPIKYVEVLGGDMMSQSQSFRSCMSPMSEYSDFTLIKPSSTTDFKEVISVLDASLPDSTWTFESQQQKPPNNDWRFTQGQRPGPSGPHMPYGTHIRWTPKSGTRATGGPEVAMGTGPWPQPPTEAEQLQALMATANVNEATANLGPGTMGLSTRYSPQFTLQHVPDYRQNVYIPGSTATLTSNPQQQQATAQQATQQALPPPQASAQPEPPKAAQTPASKKKSTKKEKK from the exons ATGACGTTTAATGTATCAAGGATGACAAAGAGAATGGGATGCGGAAACTGGAGGTTTCGGGTGCTTTGGTGGAATCATTTATTCCTTTTGTGGATTACAGTAAACGGACAGACTCGTTACAGCAtcccagaggagctgaaacagggATCTGTGGTAGGAAATCTAGCCAAAGATCTGGGTTTGGGACTATCAGACATTTATGACCGCAAACTGCGCGTGGCCGCTGAGGCTGGTAAGCAGTATTTCAGCGTGGATGCGGGGAAGGGCGAGCTGGTGGTGAACGACAGGATAGACAGAGAGGCTCTGTGTGGACAAAGCGCCAGCTGTGTTCTACCTGTGCAGGTGGTGGTCGAAGACCCGCTACAGTTGCATCGAATTGAGGTTGAAATACAGGATATCAATGATAACTCTCCtggttttatttcaaatgaactgaCTTTGAAAATCGCCGAATCAGCGGCCGTTGGAACGCGCTTTCCTTTAGAGAGCGCACATGATCCCGATGTTGGCAGCAATTCACTTAAATTGTATACtcttagtaaaaatgactgctTTTCACTTAAAATTAAGGAAATCGAGGGTGGTAAGACCGTTCCGGAACTCGTGTTAGAAAAGCCTCTAGATCGAGAGAAGAAAGCTGTTCATAAAATATTATTAACGGCTTTAGACGGAGGAAATCCAGTCAGATCCGGAACCTCACAACTAACAATTAACGTACTGGACAACAATGATAATTTTCCGGtatttgaaaaaaatgtttacaaAGTAACCCTTGgcgaaaaaagctttcaggggGCTACTGTCATAAAGCCAAAGGCAACAGATGCGGATGAAGGTTCTAATGGCGAAATTGAATTCTCGTTTGGCTCTCGGACGCCAGATTCCGTGTTATCGGTGTTTGAAATTAACCGATTGACGGGTGAAATCACTCTAAAGGGGCTTTTAGACTATGAAACCACGACGTCATACGACATTGATGTAACTGCCAAAGATAAAGGTAGTCCTGAGATGGAGGGCCACTGTCGCGTACAGGTTAATGTTTTAGACTTTAATGACAACCGTCCAGAAATCGTTTTTACTTCTCAGCCAAAACCAGTGCGCGAAGACGCACCGGACGGTACCGTAGTGGCGTTAATAAGTGCGCGAGATCTTGATTCCGGTGAGAACGGTAAAGTACTGTTACAGCTGCCCAAAGGGTCTCCATTTACTCTAAAACCATCTTTTGGTAATAATTACGCGCTGGTTACCAGTGGCGTTTTAGATCGTGAAACTATTTCAGAATATAACATTGAGATCACAGCCACAGATTCtggatctcctcctctgtccagtAAGAAAATTATACCTGTCAGCATCACTGACGTGAATGACAACCCTCCTGTATTCACTCAGCCCTCCTATAACGTCTATTTAAAAGAGAACGGGGTTCCGGGCTCTATACTGTACTCAGTATCAGCATCTGACCTGGATTTTGgtgaaaatgctaaaatctCTTACTCTATCCTGGACTCTAAAGTGCAGGATGTGTCGGTGTCCTCGTATGTTTACATTAACTCAGATAACGGCAGCATCTACAGCATGCACTCCTTTGACTATGAGAAGCTGAAGGTGTTTCAGATTGGGGTCCAGGCAAAGGACCAGGgctctccgtctctcagcaGCAACACCACCGTCCATGTTTTCATCCTGGACCAGAACGACAATGCCCCCGCTGTTATTtacccctcctctgctgccctgggctctctctctcatcagagAATGCCTCGCTCTGCTAAAGCGGGTCACCTGCTGACTAAGGTGACGGCCGTGGACGCTGATTCTGGCCATAACGCCTGGATCTCCTACAGACTGGCCGAGGCCACAGACGCCTCTCTGTTCACAGTCAATCAGTACACGGGGGAGGTGAGGACTAAACGCGCTGTGTCCGAGCAGGACGACTCCTCCCAGAGGCTGCTGATAGAGATCAAGGACGACGGAGAACCCATCCAGTCCTCCACCATCACggtttctgtcctgctggaggacggCCTCCATGAGCCCATCTTAGACCTGCGGCAGAAAATAGCCGAGCCCAGCCAGAAAAGCGGGAGAATCACCCTTTATCTGATCGTGTCTCTGGCCTCGGTGTCCGTGCTGTCTCTGCTGACGTTTCTCATCTTGGTGGTTAAATGCATCAGgaacagcagaagcagcggcagctgctgcATGAGACGCAGCGACTGTGATGATTACAAGAACCCCAACAGAAACCTGCAGATCCAGCTCAACACTGACGGACCTATAAAGTACGTGGAGGTCCTGGGAGGAGACATGATGTCTCAGAGTCAGTCCTTCAGGTCCTGCATGTCTCCGATGTCAGAGTACAGCGATTTCACTTTGATTaaacccagcagcaccacagactTTAAAGAGGTGATCAGTGTTCTGGATGCGTCTTTACCCGACAGCACCTGGACCTTTGAGAGCCAGCAG caaaaGCCCCCCAACAACGACTGGCGCTTCACACAGGGACAGAGACCTGGACCTAGTGG TCCCCACATGCCATACGGTACACACATAAGATGGACGCCGAAGAGTGGGACAAG GGCAACCGGAGGACCCGAGGTTGCCATGGGAACCGGCCCCTGGCCCCAGCCTCCAACCGAAGCTGAGCAGCTCCAGGCCCTGATGGCAACAGCTAATG TGAATGAGGCCACAGCCAACCTGGGACCAGGGACCATGGGACTGAGCACCCGCTACAGCCCCCAGTTCACCCTGCAGCATGTGCCCGACTATCGCCAGAACGTCTACATCCCAGGCAGCACCGCCACCCTGACCTCCaacccccagcagcagcaggccacgGCCCAGCAGGCCACCCAGCAGGCACTGCCCCCACCCCAGGCCTCAGCCCAGCCTGAGCCCCCCAAGGCCGCCCAGACCCCCGCCTCCAAGAAAAAGTCCACCAAGAAGGAGAAAAAGTAG
- the LOC130531666 gene encoding protocadherin gamma-C5-like isoform X9, translating to MTFNVSRMTKRMGCGNWRFRVLWWNHLFLLWITVNGQTRYSIPEELKQGSVVGNLAKDLGLGLSDIYDRKLRVAAEAGKQYFSVDAGKGELVVNDRIDREALCGQSASCVLPVQVVVEDPLQLHRIEVEIQDINDNSPGFISNELTLKIAESAAVGTRFPLESAHDPDVGSNSLKLYTLSKNDCFSLKIKEIEGGKTVPELVLEKPLDREKKAVHKILLTALDGGNPVRSGTSQLTINVLDNNDNFPVFEKNVYKVTLGEKSFQGATVIKPKATDADEGSNGEIEFSFGSRTPDSVLSVFEINRLTGEITLKGLLDYETTTSYDIDVTAKDKGSPEMEGHCRVQVNVLDFNDNRPEIVFTSQPKPVREDAPDGTVVALISARDLDSGENGKVLLQLPKGSPFTLKPSFGNNYALVTSGVLDRETISEYNIEITATDSGSPPLSSKKIIPVSITDVNDNPPVFTQPSYNVYLKENGVPGSILYSVSASDLDFGENAKISYSILDSKVQDVSVSSYVYINSDNGSIYSMHSFDYEKLKVFQIGVQAKDQGSPSLSSNTTVHVFILDQNDNAPAVIYPSSAALGSLSHQRMPRSAKAGHLLTKVTAVDADSGHNAWISYRLAEATDASLFTVNQYTGEVRTKRAVSEQDDSSQRLLIEIKDDGEPIQSSTITVSVLLEDGLHEPILDLRQKIAEPSQKSGRITLYLIVSLASVSVLSLLTFLILVVKCIRNSRSSGSCCMRRSDCDDYKNPNRNLQIQLNTDGPIKYVEVLGGDMMSQSQSFRSCMSPMSEYSDFTLIKPSSTTDFKEVISVLDASLPDSTWTFESQQQKPPNNDWRFTQGQRPGPSGATGGPEVAMGTGPWPQPPTEAEQLQALMATANVNEATANLGPGTMGLSTRYSPQFTLQHVPDYRQNVYIPGSTATLTSNPQQQQATAQQATQQALPPPQASAQPEPPKAAQTPASKKKSTKKEKK from the exons ATGACGTTTAATGTATCAAGGATGACAAAGAGAATGGGATGCGGAAACTGGAGGTTTCGGGTGCTTTGGTGGAATCATTTATTCCTTTTGTGGATTACAGTAAACGGACAGACTCGTTACAGCAtcccagaggagctgaaacagggATCTGTGGTAGGAAATCTAGCCAAAGATCTGGGTTTGGGACTATCAGACATTTATGACCGCAAACTGCGCGTGGCCGCTGAGGCTGGTAAGCAGTATTTCAGCGTGGATGCGGGGAAGGGCGAGCTGGTGGTGAACGACAGGATAGACAGAGAGGCTCTGTGTGGACAAAGCGCCAGCTGTGTTCTACCTGTGCAGGTGGTGGTCGAAGACCCGCTACAGTTGCATCGAATTGAGGTTGAAATACAGGATATCAATGATAACTCTCCtggttttatttcaaatgaactgaCTTTGAAAATCGCCGAATCAGCGGCCGTTGGAACGCGCTTTCCTTTAGAGAGCGCACATGATCCCGATGTTGGCAGCAATTCACTTAAATTGTATACtcttagtaaaaatgactgctTTTCACTTAAAATTAAGGAAATCGAGGGTGGTAAGACCGTTCCGGAACTCGTGTTAGAAAAGCCTCTAGATCGAGAGAAGAAAGCTGTTCATAAAATATTATTAACGGCTTTAGACGGAGGAAATCCAGTCAGATCCGGAACCTCACAACTAACAATTAACGTACTGGACAACAATGATAATTTTCCGGtatttgaaaaaaatgtttacaaAGTAACCCTTGgcgaaaaaagctttcaggggGCTACTGTCATAAAGCCAAAGGCAACAGATGCGGATGAAGGTTCTAATGGCGAAATTGAATTCTCGTTTGGCTCTCGGACGCCAGATTCCGTGTTATCGGTGTTTGAAATTAACCGATTGACGGGTGAAATCACTCTAAAGGGGCTTTTAGACTATGAAACCACGACGTCATACGACATTGATGTAACTGCCAAAGATAAAGGTAGTCCTGAGATGGAGGGCCACTGTCGCGTACAGGTTAATGTTTTAGACTTTAATGACAACCGTCCAGAAATCGTTTTTACTTCTCAGCCAAAACCAGTGCGCGAAGACGCACCGGACGGTACCGTAGTGGCGTTAATAAGTGCGCGAGATCTTGATTCCGGTGAGAACGGTAAAGTACTGTTACAGCTGCCCAAAGGGTCTCCATTTACTCTAAAACCATCTTTTGGTAATAATTACGCGCTGGTTACCAGTGGCGTTTTAGATCGTGAAACTATTTCAGAATATAACATTGAGATCACAGCCACAGATTCtggatctcctcctctgtccagtAAGAAAATTATACCTGTCAGCATCACTGACGTGAATGACAACCCTCCTGTATTCACTCAGCCCTCCTATAACGTCTATTTAAAAGAGAACGGGGTTCCGGGCTCTATACTGTACTCAGTATCAGCATCTGACCTGGATTTTGgtgaaaatgctaaaatctCTTACTCTATCCTGGACTCTAAAGTGCAGGATGTGTCGGTGTCCTCGTATGTTTACATTAACTCAGATAACGGCAGCATCTACAGCATGCACTCCTTTGACTATGAGAAGCTGAAGGTGTTTCAGATTGGGGTCCAGGCAAAGGACCAGGgctctccgtctctcagcaGCAACACCACCGTCCATGTTTTCATCCTGGACCAGAACGACAATGCCCCCGCTGTTATTtacccctcctctgctgccctgggctctctctctcatcagagAATGCCTCGCTCTGCTAAAGCGGGTCACCTGCTGACTAAGGTGACGGCCGTGGACGCTGATTCTGGCCATAACGCCTGGATCTCCTACAGACTGGCCGAGGCCACAGACGCCTCTCTGTTCACAGTCAATCAGTACACGGGGGAGGTGAGGACTAAACGCGCTGTGTCCGAGCAGGACGACTCCTCCCAGAGGCTGCTGATAGAGATCAAGGACGACGGAGAACCCATCCAGTCCTCCACCATCACggtttctgtcctgctggaggacggCCTCCATGAGCCCATCTTAGACCTGCGGCAGAAAATAGCCGAGCCCAGCCAGAAAAGCGGGAGAATCACCCTTTATCTGATCGTGTCTCTGGCCTCGGTGTCCGTGCTGTCTCTGCTGACGTTTCTCATCTTGGTGGTTAAATGCATCAGgaacagcagaagcagcggcagctgctgcATGAGACGCAGCGACTGTGATGATTACAAGAACCCCAACAGAAACCTGCAGATCCAGCTCAACACTGACGGACCTATAAAGTACGTGGAGGTCCTGGGAGGAGACATGATGTCTCAGAGTCAGTCCTTCAGGTCCTGCATGTCTCCGATGTCAGAGTACAGCGATTTCACTTTGATTaaacccagcagcaccacagactTTAAAGAGGTGATCAGTGTTCTGGATGCGTCTTTACCCGACAGCACCTGGACCTTTGAGAGCCAGCAG caaaaGCCCCCCAACAACGACTGGCGCTTCACACAGGGACAGAGACCTGGACCTAGTGG GGCAACCGGAGGACCCGAGGTTGCCATGGGAACCGGCCCCTGGCCCCAGCCTCCAACCGAAGCTGAGCAGCTCCAGGCCCTGATGGCAACAGCTAATG TGAATGAGGCCACAGCCAACCTGGGACCAGGGACCATGGGACTGAGCACCCGCTACAGCCCCCAGTTCACCCTGCAGCATGTGCCCGACTATCGCCAGAACGTCTACATCCCAGGCAGCACCGCCACCCTGACCTCCaacccccagcagcagcaggccacgGCCCAGCAGGCCACCCAGCAGGCACTGCCCCCACCCCAGGCCTCAGCCCAGCCTGAGCCCCCCAAGGCCGCCCAGACCCCCGCCTCCAAGAAAAAGTCCACCAAGAAGGAGAAAAAGTAG